One genomic segment of Streptomyces sp. RerS4 includes these proteins:
- a CDS encoding CehA/McbA family metallohydrolase, translating to MSESVGRRAVFVAGAATVLTLGRVGFAGAAGAGEETRTVRGTLPPGAPDFVELPFDVPRGVREIEVSYTYEKVSVPPGTPNNALDIGIFDERGTGLGGEGFRGWSGGARSSFFLRADAATPGYLPGPLRAGTWHVVLGPYTVAPQGLPYAVTITLRYGDPGRTPRPIHPPLRARGRGRAWYRGDCHLHSVHSDGRRSPAELAALARAAGLDFINTSEHNTNSAHGAWEGLWGDDLLILTGEEITTRNGHVLAIGTDPGTFVDWRYRARENRFGRFAREIRRAGGLVVPAHPHATCVGCNWKFGFAEADLVEVWNGPFTPDDEVSLQAWDATLAGAVPGRPWTPAMGNSDAHRDPDRVGGPQTVVLAKELSRDAILAGLRAGRAYVAESAAVSLSLTAVGSRGRHAGIGERLPAEPAEPITIRCEASGAPGRTLSLVTDQGTLLTTTLPASGTGAAEWLTTPRYTTYVRAELRHAPTVAGLPGPLAAFTNPIFLGGHHHR from the coding sequence ACCCTGGGCCGGGTCGGCTTCGCCGGCGCGGCCGGGGCCGGCGAGGAGACCAGGACGGTACGCGGCACCCTGCCACCCGGCGCACCCGACTTCGTCGAGCTGCCCTTCGACGTGCCGCGCGGGGTGCGGGAGATCGAGGTCTCCTACACGTACGAGAAGGTGAGCGTCCCGCCCGGCACCCCGAACAACGCCCTGGACATCGGCATCTTCGACGAGCGCGGCACCGGCCTCGGCGGCGAGGGATTCCGCGGCTGGTCGGGCGGCGCCCGCAGCTCCTTCTTCCTGCGCGCCGACGCCGCCACCCCCGGCTACCTGCCCGGCCCCCTGCGCGCCGGGACCTGGCACGTCGTCCTCGGCCCCTACACGGTGGCCCCGCAGGGACTCCCGTACGCGGTGACCATCACGCTCCGGTACGGCGACCCGGGCCGCACCCCGAGGCCGATCCACCCGCCGCTGCGGGCCCGGGGCCGGGGCAGGGCCTGGTACCGGGGCGACTGCCACCTGCACTCCGTGCATTCGGACGGCCGCCGCTCCCCCGCCGAGCTCGCGGCCCTCGCCCGCGCCGCCGGGCTGGACTTCATCAACACCTCCGAGCACAACACGAACTCCGCGCACGGGGCCTGGGAAGGGCTGTGGGGAGACGACCTGCTGATCCTCACCGGCGAGGAGATCACCACTCGCAACGGCCACGTCCTCGCGATCGGCACGGACCCCGGCACCTTCGTGGACTGGCGCTACCGGGCTCGGGAGAATCGTTTCGGCCGCTTCGCCCGCGAGATACGCCGGGCGGGAGGGCTGGTCGTCCCGGCGCACCCGCACGCCACCTGCGTCGGCTGCAACTGGAAGTTCGGCTTCGCCGAGGCGGACCTGGTGGAGGTGTGGAACGGTCCCTTCACCCCCGACGACGAGGTGAGCCTCCAGGCCTGGGACGCCACCCTGGCGGGCGCCGTCCCGGGCAGGCCGTGGACCCCGGCCATGGGCAACAGCGACGCCCACCGCGACCCCGACCGGGTCGGCGGCCCGCAGACGGTGGTGCTGGCCAAGGAGTTGAGCCGTGACGCGATCCTGGCGGGCCTGCGGGCAGGTCGCGCGTACGTCGCCGAGTCGGCCGCGGTGTCCCTGTCCCTCACGGCCGTCGGCAGCCGCGGCCGGCACGCGGGCATCGGCGAACGCCTCCCGGCGGAGCCCGCCGAGCCGATCACGATCCGCTGCGAGGCCTCCGGCGCCCCCGGCCGCACCCTGTCCCTCGTCACCGACCAGGGCACCCTTCTCACCACCACCCTCCCCGCCTCCGGCACCGGCGCGGCCGAATGGCTCACGACGCCGCGGTACACGACGTACGTACGCGCCGAGCTGCGGCACGCCCCGACGGTGGCCGGACTCCCGGGCCCGCTCGCGGCGTTCACCAACCCGATCTTCCTCGGCGGCCACCACCACCGCTAG
- a CDS encoding LysR family transcriptional regulator has product MTLDDLRVFVAVCRTGSLSGVARELGCTQSAVSQHVKRLERETGVTLLERRPRGTVPTAAGRILYEAAADGITGLDRALRTLDDLANGAGGSVRVGTGGATLRHFMAEAIVGFRRRNPRLSLEFRTETSSRRCFDALLANTLDLAWITIGAPVPGIEQRPVVDLPWVLAVRADDPLADRSTVDAADLTDLRLVRLPPNSLSGARLDAAFTELGVRVASDTSVADWDTALLLTELGLGPTVVPAVPGLRVPGDGPLRLVPVPALPALPVGWAVRRWDALTPLARAFADTVAATCTEQSTIVRRQAVS; this is encoded by the coding sequence GTGACTCTGGATGACCTCCGCGTGTTCGTGGCCGTGTGCCGGACCGGAAGCCTCAGCGGCGTGGCACGGGAACTGGGCTGCACCCAGTCCGCGGTGAGCCAGCACGTGAAGCGGCTGGAGCGGGAGACGGGGGTGACCCTGCTGGAACGCCGCCCGCGCGGTACGGTGCCCACCGCCGCCGGGCGGATCCTCTACGAGGCCGCCGCCGACGGGATCACCGGACTCGACCGGGCGCTGCGTACGCTCGACGACCTGGCGAACGGCGCCGGCGGATCCGTACGGGTCGGCACCGGCGGCGCGACCCTGCGGCACTTCATGGCCGAGGCGATCGTCGGCTTCCGACGGCGCAACCCCAGGCTGAGCCTGGAGTTCCGGACCGAGACCTCCAGCCGCCGCTGCTTCGACGCGCTGCTGGCGAACACGCTGGACCTGGCGTGGATCACCATCGGCGCTCCGGTGCCGGGCATCGAGCAGCGGCCGGTCGTCGACCTGCCCTGGGTGCTCGCCGTACGCGCGGACGACCCGCTCGCCGACCGGTCGACCGTCGACGCCGCCGACCTCACGGACCTCCGCCTCGTCCGGCTGCCGCCGAACTCCCTCTCCGGCGCCCGCCTGGACGCGGCGTTCACCGAGCTGGGCGTGCGCGTGGCCTCGGACACCAGCGTGGCGGACTGGGACACCGCGCTGCTGCTCACCGAACTCGGCCTGGGGCCCACGGTCGTACCCGCCGTCCCGGGGCTGCGGGTTCCGGGGGACGGCCCGCTGCGGCTCGTTCCCGTTCCCGCGCTGCCCGCGCTTCCGGTCGGCTGGGCGGTCCGCCGCTGGGACGCGCTCACGCCACTGGCTCGGGCCTTCGCCGACACGGTCGCCGCGACCTGCACCGAGCAGTCGACCATCGTGCGCCGCCAGGCCGTGTCTTGA
- a CDS encoding response regulator transcription factor: protein MIGSDSSETAPTGAAATSPDAGGTITLLIADDDEVTRSGLRTLLSTQPGLTVVGEAADGVEAVEQARRLRPDVILMDVRMPRRNGIEATRQVLAESAEPPKVVVITTFENDDYVTAALSAGASGFVLKRLPVRQIAEAVRVVAAGEAILFPTALRRMVAARPLASAKALPRAALTGREEGVLRLMATGLSNPEIAESLTVSLETVKTHVGNVLTKLGAHNRTHAVVIAYESGLVVPRFTG, encoded by the coding sequence ATGATCGGCTCTGACTCCAGCGAGACCGCCCCAACCGGCGCTGCCGCCACCAGCCCTGACGCCGGTGGCACCATCACGCTCCTGATCGCGGACGACGACGAGGTGACCCGCAGCGGTCTGCGTACGCTGCTCTCCACGCAGCCGGGGCTCACGGTGGTCGGCGAGGCCGCCGACGGCGTCGAGGCGGTCGAGCAGGCGCGGCGGCTCAGGCCGGACGTGATCCTGATGGACGTGCGGATGCCGCGCCGCAACGGGATCGAAGCCACCCGGCAGGTGCTGGCCGAGTCGGCCGAACCGCCCAAGGTCGTGGTGATCACCACCTTCGAGAACGACGACTACGTCACCGCCGCGCTCAGCGCGGGGGCCAGCGGATTCGTGCTCAAGCGGCTTCCGGTCCGACAGATAGCGGAGGCGGTGCGGGTGGTGGCGGCGGGCGAGGCGATCCTCTTCCCGACGGCACTGCGCCGGATGGTCGCCGCCCGCCCGCTGGCCTCCGCCAAGGCGTTGCCCAGGGCGGCGCTGACAGGACGGGAGGAGGGAGTGCTGCGGTTGATGGCCACCGGCCTGTCCAACCCGGAGATCGCGGAGTCGCTCACGGTCAGCCTGGAAACGGTGAAGACGCACGTCGGGAACGTGTTGACCAAGCTCGGCGCGCACAACCGGACGCACGCGGTGGTGATCGCTTACGAATCGGGACTGGTGGTGCCGAGGTTTACCGGCTGA
- a CDS encoding histidine kinase, with amino-acid sequence MIKGIRPLLRGSTYVGMLFACCGALVSLPLLPFALLPTLAWRSAPEGVQTVLVLLVWAVLIGVLGLAHTTRRALVASARRLLRVPLPEPPARRQRASPPGGAATHPVHDPVGKPAPTEPSGADRWRTPLWLLLHVALGWTGALVSGVLILVGLTLPIGWFGAELTLSLYGWSARVEGGWQSRVVALGCLPAAAIVCVVVTHTLRWLAPRLLGPSSAERLALAAERELRLAERNRLAHELHDSIGHTLTATTIQAAVAGELLSTDPGAARAALRSIEESTRAALEDLDYVLGVLREQRAETAPLRTLADLPELLGRLRHTGAQVEPELSGDMTQVQGTLSRAAYRILQEGLTNALRHGAQGRIDVRVAVETGGLELSVVNPIGGGIRTGKGRGRSSRDAFPTSGHGLPGLTERVRLLHGEIEVGPDGPRHWRLAVRLPVR; translated from the coding sequence ATGATCAAGGGAATCCGGCCGCTGCTGCGCGGCTCCACGTATGTGGGCATGTTGTTCGCCTGTTGCGGTGCGTTGGTGAGCCTTCCACTGCTGCCTTTCGCGCTGCTGCCGACGCTCGCCTGGCGATCCGCTCCCGAGGGGGTGCAGACCGTTCTGGTCCTGCTGGTCTGGGCGGTCTTGATCGGCGTGCTCGGGCTGGCCCACACCACGCGGCGGGCGCTGGTCGCGTCCGCCCGTCGACTGCTGCGGGTGCCGTTGCCGGAACCGCCGGCCCGCCGTCAACGTGCGAGCCCACCGGGCGGGGCGGCGACCCATCCGGTGCACGATCCCGTCGGGAAGCCCGCCCCCACCGAGCCGTCCGGCGCCGACCGGTGGCGCACTCCTCTGTGGCTGCTGCTCCACGTGGCCCTGGGGTGGACGGGGGCGCTGGTGAGCGGCGTGCTGATCCTCGTCGGCCTGACCCTCCCGATCGGTTGGTTCGGTGCCGAGTTGACCCTCAGCCTGTACGGCTGGTCGGCCCGGGTGGAGGGTGGGTGGCAGAGCCGGGTGGTGGCGCTCGGCTGCCTGCCGGCGGCGGCGATCGTGTGCGTGGTGGTGACCCACACCCTGCGGTGGTTGGCACCCAGGCTGTTGGGGCCCTCATCGGCCGAGCGGCTCGCGCTGGCGGCCGAGCGGGAGCTGCGTCTGGCCGAACGGAACCGGCTCGCCCACGAGTTGCACGATTCGATAGGGCACACCCTGACGGCGACCACCATCCAGGCCGCGGTGGCGGGCGAGCTGCTCTCCACGGATCCGGGAGCGGCGCGTGCCGCCCTGCGCAGCATCGAGGAGTCGACCCGGGCCGCCCTGGAGGATCTGGACTACGTACTGGGCGTGCTGCGCGAACAGCGGGCGGAGACAGCGCCGCTCCGCACCCTGGCCGACCTCCCCGAGCTGCTCGGCCGATTGCGGCACACGGGTGCGCAGGTGGAGCCGGAGCTGTCGGGCGACATGACGCAGGTGCAGGGAACGCTGTCCCGGGCGGCGTACCGGATACTGCAGGAGGGGCTGACGAACGCGTTGCGGCACGGGGCGCAGGGCCGGATCGACGTCCGGGTGGCGGTCGAGACGGGCGGCCTGGAGCTCAGTGTGGTCAACCCGATCGGGGGAGGCATACGTACGGGTAAGGGTCGGGGCAGGTCGAGCCGCGACGCCTTCCCGACATCCGGACACGGGCTGCCCGGCCTGACGGAGCGCGTACGGCTGCTGCACGGTGAGATCGAGGTCGGTCCGGACGGGCCGCGGCACTGGCGGTTGGCCGTCCGGCTGCCGGTACGGTGA